DNA from Solirubrobacterales bacterium:
GATGCCGCGGGCGAGTACGTTGATGCCTTGAGCGAACTTGACCGCGAGCGCGTACAGGCCGGCCTCGGCGAGACCCGCCAGGCGCACCAGGATGATCCGGTCGATGAAGTTGAGCGAGTAGAGGGACAGCTCGGCGGGCATCGTCGGCAAGCCGAACCGAAGCATCCGTCGTAAGAGCCCTACATCCGGCACCAGGGAGAGCCGCGAGCGCTGGCGCCAAAGCATCCAGATTGTGAACGCCGCCCCCGTCCCGAAGGTGCCGAGCAGGATGCCGCTCGCGCGCTCGTCCTGGACCACGATCAACCAGACCGTGAACGGAATGGTCACCAGGACGTTGGCGACGGTGATCCCGAAGTAGGCGCGGGCCCGCTCATCGAGGCGGAGCAGCGTGAGCGCGTACTCGTACAGGGTGAGCGTCCAGAGGCCGAGAATCGCGAGTCGGGCGAGCCCGGCGTCCTCGCGATCGAGCAGGGCCTGCGAGATCGGTCCCGCAAATGGCAGGGCGAGCGCCGCGGCCACCGTCGCCCCCCAGAACAGCGATGCGAAGCCCGTCGACACGACCCGCTCCGGGCGCTCGCCGGCGAGGTAGTAGAAGCGCAGGATCGCCTCGATGACGCCCAGGCGCACGACGATGCTGGCGGCGATCACCGAGGCGAGCATCACCTCGGCCGCGCCGTAGTCGCTGGGCGTGAGATAGCTCGTATAGATCGGCAGCAGGAAGACCGCGATCAGCTTCGAGAGCACGCTGGAGGCCGTGTAGGCAGCCCCCGTGGTGGCCAGCCGGCGCAGGTACTCGAACACTAAGTCGCCGAAGTCATGCCGGACGGCCACTGCTGGACGGCAGCGGGTCGCCGTTCTTGGGAACGAGAGCACCGCAACTGCCGACGGCGGCAGAGGCCGCCGCCGGGACTGGACGTGACCGCCGTAACGCCACACCCATGCCGAGCAGCGCCCACGTAGCGGGGTCGATGGCGAAGCCCGCATAGCTCAGGCTGTGCACGAGCATCGCCACGAAACATGCCGCGGCAGCGGCCGGCCCCGCGGAGGCGACGCCGCCACTCAAAAGGACAACCAAGGCCACGACCACCAGACCCAGGTAGACCGCCAGGCCGATCCCCCCCTGCTCGGCGGCAACGGTGATCGGCTCCGAGTGGGAGACCGTGGTCCTCGCCCGCTCGATATGGCGCGAGAAGGCCGCTCCAAAGGACCCGGAGCCCCAGCCCCAGATGGGCCGATCCTCCGCCAGCTCCAGGCCACCACGCACCAGGTCGACCCGCCCCGAGGTGGTGGTGTCGAAGTCCTTCGCCGAGCCGAGATCGCTCTCGCCGGTGCCGCTCGCCAGCAGGAAGATCGCCCCGCAGATCAGGATCGCCGCCCCGCCCGCGAGCGCCCAGCGAAGGCTCCAGCGCAACGCCGCGACCACCAAGAGGCCCGCCAGCAGGGCGCCGAAGCTGGTGATCGAGTAGCTCAGCGCGAGCGCCGCCAGCAGGACGCCGGCGGCGGCCGCGGCAACGATGGGGCCGCGCGTCCCGCGGGCCCAGGCCAGATACGCGGCCAAGGCGACCAGGGTGAGGGCCAAGTAGCGACCGAAGACGTTGGGGTCGTAGAAGACCGAGTTGACCCGGAAGTAGAGGTGGAGCTGGTTCGACTGGAGCAGGTTCCCGCGACTGAGCAACAGATCGCGCGCCGCGTACTCCCAGAACGCCACGCCGGCCAGCAGCAGGGCAAGGCCGGTTACCCCGACCAGGACCTCGCCGAGGAGCCGCGGAGTCCAGCGCACTTCGGTCAGGAGGACGAACATGACGGCGAAGGGGACCAGAAAGAAGGCGGCGTTCTCGATCGCGTTCGAGACGTGCGCCGAGTAGGCGGTCTGGATGGCATACACCACCAGCGTCGCCGCAAGGGCACGGTAGAGCCAGGTGACAGCGGGCGCCTCTGCGGCGGCATCCGCGTTGGTCGGGTTCGCGCCGTCCTTGCCCGCGCTCCCATCGGGGGCGAGCGCGCGGTATGCAAAGCACACGAACCCGGCGGCGATCACGAGATAGAGCGGCAACAGCAGATGCGAGGTCGCGCCGCCGAGCTGCACCGGGACGCGCAGGGGCAGGGCGACGAACGCGCTGACCGGAAATGCCCAGCGGACACGGTGGAACAGCACCGCCCCGCAGCCGACAGCAACCACGGCGAACGCGATCACCGCGACCAACTTGGCCGGATCTCCCCGCAGGTCGACGAAGCGCTCCGTCTGCCATACGTCGCCGGCAACCAACGCCGGGGCCGCCACCAGCGCGATCGCCCCGGCGCCGTATCGAATTCGCGGATCGCGAGCCAACAGCGCCACCGCCGCGCCGCCGCAAGCAAGCAGCATGCCCGCCAGCTCGAGGGCGGAAGCGGTCATTGCCCGGCGTCCGCACGCAGGGAGATCCGTCTCGGGTAGACCATGTCGCGATCTCGGTTGGGAAGCACCACCCTGAGCCGGTAACGGTCCTCGGGGTCGGCCAAAGCGCCGGTGGCAGTGCGGCCGTTCCAGGTGAAGGAGACCGGCTGGTCGGCGACCAGCGGCCCGCTGGCGAGGACGCGGATGAGCTTCAGGTTGGGACCGACGATCTCCACCCGCGCATCTGGGTCGCTCTCGCGGACGAAGAACCGGATATGCGCCACGCCGTGCTTGCCCTCTCCCCGCGGATTGATCTCCTTCGTGAACCTGGTCACCTGGAGTGCCAGGTCCGGGGACCGGGCATGCAGGACGGTCGCAGCGACGACGACCGACGCAACCAAAAGTGCCACGAAGAGAACGGGTCCGGCGCGCCTCACGGCTGGGCGCGGTCGGCGCCCGCGATCACCACCACGTCGGCGTCGCCGGCCGTCCTCTCTGTCTGACGATCGATGGGTTGCAGCGGTTTCACGCCGAGGTCGTGCGCCACCTTCTTGCCAGCGGGTTGCTGCCCTCGCGCGTACATGACCACGGTCTGGTCGAACTGGTCGCGGCTGTTCGTCACCGTCCCAAGCCGGAACCCGTTCACCTTCACGTCATCGCCCACCTTCGCCGCCAGTCCGGGCACGGAGGTTCCGTTGAGCACCGCCACCTCCACGTCGCCGGGCTCGACCGACCCGGGCTTCGGCCCCTTGCCCGACCCACCGTCGCCCTCCAAGAACTGCTCGGACGCGAAGATCGCCACCAGGCCGAGAACCACCGCGGCCGCCGCCATCGCGGAGAGAACGCGCGGCTGGGTAACCCGCGCGACCAGCCGGCGCCGGCGCGGATGCGGCAGCAGGGCGGCCCGCTCCGTCGTGATCCGCTCC
Protein-coding regions in this window:
- a CDS encoding LytR C-terminal domain-containing protein, with amino-acid sequence MALIDVYDVGLHLPAYVSLAAALACVLLLPLYFSQRRDLLRLHAWMEREPGHPAADMAASEALLDRAETELEQFLGTEYQAPSADQADEQAVAEPTLVAPPVPAPAGSGPQRVTTERPALERITTERAALLPHPRRRRLVARVTQPRVLSAMAAAAVVLGLVAIFASEQFLEGDGGSGKGPKPGSVEPGDVEVAVLNGTSVPGLAAKVGDDVKVNGFRLGTVTNSRDQFDQTVVMYARGQQPAGKKVAHDLGVKPLQPIDRQTERTAGDADVVVIAGADRAQP
- a CDS encoding oligosaccharide flippase family protein → MAVRHDFGDLVFEYLRRLATTGAAYTASSVLSKLIAVFLLPIYTSYLTPSDYGAAEVMLASVIAASIVVRLGVIEAILRFYYLAGERPERVVSTGFASLFWGATVAAALALPFAGPISQALLDREDAGLARLAILGLWTLTLYEYALTLLRLDERARAYFGITVANVLVTIPFTVWLIVVQDERASGILLGTFGTGAAFTIWMLWRQRSRLSLVPDVGLLRRMLRFGLPTMPAELSLYSLNFIDRIILVRLAGLAEAGLYALAVKFAQGINVLARGIQLAWPPLAYSIQDDEEARRAYSVIITWFAVVLAFGVTGLWLEARWIVRLLAAPEFFASYEAVGLLATGIALYALYLAMVVILGRTGRTEFSFPPTIAAMATNIVLNLVLVPSLDIVGAGLALIASYLVVLVLMYVFTQRLFPVPYEWRRLALVVLCAAGLIGAGEAFLPTSGLVGLASRTAVWLAYPAVLYAMGFLHEEERSRLVALLRPSAIAARARTLRTASAPGGAEGTGLGPEVYEVAARDEDRGGA
- a CDS encoding O-antigen ligase family protein, which encodes MTASALELAGMLLACGGAAVALLARDPRIRYGAGAIALVAAPALVAGDVWQTERFVDLRGDPAKLVAVIAFAVVAVGCGAVLFHRVRWAFPVSAFVALPLRVPVQLGGATSHLLLPLYLVIAAGFVCFAYRALAPDGSAGKDGANPTNADAAAEAPAVTWLYRALAATLVVYAIQTAYSAHVSNAIENAAFFLVPFAVMFVLLTEVRWTPRLLGEVLVGVTGLALLLAGVAFWEYAARDLLLSRGNLLQSNQLHLYFRVNSVFYDPNVFGRYLALTLVALAAYLAWARGTRGPIVAAAAAGVLLAALALSYSITSFGALLAGLLVVAALRWSLRWALAGGAAILICGAIFLLASGTGESDLGSAKDFDTTTSGRVDLVRGGLELAEDRPIWGWGSGSFGAAFSRHIERARTTVSHSEPITVAAEQGGIGLAVYLGLVVVALVVLLSGGVASAGPAAAAACFVAMLVHSLSYAGFAIDPATWALLGMGVALRRSRPVPAAASAAVGSCGALVPKNGDPLPSSSGRPA